Proteins from one Cicer arietinum cultivar CDC Frontier isolate Library 1 chromosome 3, Cicar.CDCFrontier_v2.0, whole genome shotgun sequence genomic window:
- the LOC101508192 gene encoding metal tolerance protein 11 isoform X2, with the protein MLSMNVIQGQEDNIAEYYQQQVEVLEGFTEMDALAERGFIPGMSKEERDKLAKSETFAIRISNIANMVLFAAKVYASVRSGSLAIIASTLDSLLDLLSGFILWFTAFSMQTPNPYQYPIGKKRMQPLGILVFASVMATLGLQIILESLRTLIYSDNTFNLTGEQERWVVGIMLSVTLVKFLLMIYCRSFKNEIVKAYAQDHFFDVITNVIGLIAALLANWFDDWMDPVGAIILALYTIRTWSMTVLENVNSLVGRSAAPEYLQKLTYLCWNHHKAVRHIDTVRAYTFGSHYFVEVDIVLPAGMPLQEAHDIGESLQEKLELLPEIERAFVHLDYEYSHKPEHAQAHS; encoded by the exons ATGCTATCAATGAATGTAATTCAGG GTCAAGAAGATAACATTGCCGAGTACTATCAGCAGCAGGTTGAAGTTCTTGAGGGATTTACTGAAATGGATGCTTTAGCGGAGCGTGGTTTTATTCCTGGAATGTCAAAG GAGGAGCGAGACAAGTTAGCTAAGAGTGAGACGTTTGCCATCAGAATATCAAACATAGCGAACATGGTTCTTTTTGCTGCCAAAGTTTACGCATCGGTCAGAAGTGGTTCCCTAGCCATAATTGCATCCACTTTAGACTCTCTTCTGGACCTCCTCTCTGGATTCATCTTATGGTTCACAGCATTTTCGATGCAAACACCAAACCCGTATCAGTACCCTATTGGAAAGAAGCGGATGCAACCATTG GGAATTCTTGTTTTTGCCTCTGTCATGGCGACACTAGGACTGCAAATAATTTTGGAGTCTCTCCGCACATTAATATACTCT GATAATACCTTCAACTTGACCGGGGAACAAGAGCGCTGGGTTGTGGGTATTATGCTTTCAGTGACGTTGGTGAAGTTCCTACTGATGATTTATTGCCGCTCTTTTAAGAATGAGATTGTTAAGGCCTATGCTCAGGATCACTTTTTTGATGTAATTACTAATGTGATTGGCCTCATTGCTGCACTTTTGGCCAATTGGTTTGATGATTGGATGGATCCTGTTGGTGCTATCATT CTGGCTTTGTATACGATTCGCACATGGTCAATGACAGTGTTGGAAAATGTTAATTCCCTTGTTGGAAGATCAGCTGCACCTGAGTATCTTCAGAAACTAACATATCTCTGCTGGAACCACCACAAGGCTGTAAGGCATATTGATACCGTCCGGGCTTACACATTCGGGTCTCACTACTTTGTTGAGGTTGATATCGTCCTTCCAGCAGGCATGCCTTTACAAGAGGCTCACGATATCGGTGAATCATTGCAAGAGAAGCTTGAACTTTTGCCCGAGATCGAACGTGCTTTTGTTCATCTTGACTATGAGTACAGTCACAAACCCGAGCACGCCCAAGCGCATTCTTAG
- the LOC101508192 gene encoding metal tolerance protein 11 isoform X1: MTGKMVETVELKNEEELSLLSGSDNGDRSWRLNFESFQLSSEYPEKTPKPPRGLHDCYGVLGQEDNIAEYYQQQVEVLEGFTEMDALAERGFIPGMSKEERDKLAKSETFAIRISNIANMVLFAAKVYASVRSGSLAIIASTLDSLLDLLSGFILWFTAFSMQTPNPYQYPIGKKRMQPLGILVFASVMATLGLQIILESLRTLIYSDNTFNLTGEQERWVVGIMLSVTLVKFLLMIYCRSFKNEIVKAYAQDHFFDVITNVIGLIAALLANWFDDWMDPVGAIILALYTIRTWSMTVLENVNSLVGRSAAPEYLQKLTYLCWNHHKAVRHIDTVRAYTFGSHYFVEVDIVLPAGMPLQEAHDIGESLQEKLELLPEIERAFVHLDYEYSHKPEHAQAHS; encoded by the exons ATGACCGGGAAAATGGTGGAGACGGTGGAGCTTAAGAACGAAGAAGAGCTTTCTCTTCTTTCAGGTTCAGACAATGGTGACCGGTCATGGCGGTTGAACTTCGAGTCGTTTCAGCTGTCTTCGGAATATCCGGAAAAGACACCCAAACCCCCTCGCGGCCTTCATGACTGCTACGGCGTTCTCG GTCAAGAAGATAACATTGCCGAGTACTATCAGCAGCAGGTTGAAGTTCTTGAGGGATTTACTGAAATGGATGCTTTAGCGGAGCGTGGTTTTATTCCTGGAATGTCAAAG GAGGAGCGAGACAAGTTAGCTAAGAGTGAGACGTTTGCCATCAGAATATCAAACATAGCGAACATGGTTCTTTTTGCTGCCAAAGTTTACGCATCGGTCAGAAGTGGTTCCCTAGCCATAATTGCATCCACTTTAGACTCTCTTCTGGACCTCCTCTCTGGATTCATCTTATGGTTCACAGCATTTTCGATGCAAACACCAAACCCGTATCAGTACCCTATTGGAAAGAAGCGGATGCAACCATTG GGAATTCTTGTTTTTGCCTCTGTCATGGCGACACTAGGACTGCAAATAATTTTGGAGTCTCTCCGCACATTAATATACTCT GATAATACCTTCAACTTGACCGGGGAACAAGAGCGCTGGGTTGTGGGTATTATGCTTTCAGTGACGTTGGTGAAGTTCCTACTGATGATTTATTGCCGCTCTTTTAAGAATGAGATTGTTAAGGCCTATGCTCAGGATCACTTTTTTGATGTAATTACTAATGTGATTGGCCTCATTGCTGCACTTTTGGCCAATTGGTTTGATGATTGGATGGATCCTGTTGGTGCTATCATT CTGGCTTTGTATACGATTCGCACATGGTCAATGACAGTGTTGGAAAATGTTAATTCCCTTGTTGGAAGATCAGCTGCACCTGAGTATCTTCAGAAACTAACATATCTCTGCTGGAACCACCACAAGGCTGTAAGGCATATTGATACCGTCCGGGCTTACACATTCGGGTCTCACTACTTTGTTGAGGTTGATATCGTCCTTCCAGCAGGCATGCCTTTACAAGAGGCTCACGATATCGGTGAATCATTGCAAGAGAAGCTTGAACTTTTGCCCGAGATCGAACGTGCTTTTGTTCATCTTGACTATGAGTACAGTCACAAACCCGAGCACGCCCAAGCGCATTCTTAG